In Oncorhynchus tshawytscha isolate Ot180627B linkage group LG23, Otsh_v2.0, whole genome shotgun sequence, the following proteins share a genomic window:
- the LOC112246063 gene encoding thyroid hormone receptor-associated protein 3 isoform X2, translated as MSKAMKSASKSRSHSRSRSSSRSRSRKHRYSSRSRTRSRSRSHSPSHNNRERNYPREYQNNNREFRGYHRGFRRPYYFRGRGRGYFPRGRFQRGGGGGYNNYRPNNWQNYRQHPQQQHPQQQQQQQQQQQQQQPHSPRRARSRTPKKRSGSPHSHSHSKYSDRSSSPRSRRSYHSSSSHSSSPTRRSGSGSATQNPKDVKEERSASKEVQKKGVGGGGHGEPVEITGGSAGPDGGASGDRPKANWQGVTDHSNSTSPKGSSPQVRSAVIIGQGAPASTLSSLSPKSTNANGPNSNGAPSWQIQTVVSSPSTKSPSQNSPTPVFSGFGFFSKDDNLAGDKAAISSVFKRFLEEHNHKKTQSSWENGREMKTNGGDVEWEKGNGMKASGGIFDREPDKGENEKYKEDFDDEGNVSLNRFLKASPFFSCDGEEEELIPKPHPKVLRKEHDREDDESPKPKSKVTLSACELFEERFGKWEDLAYLQVAAKDDDLDAMAEEIYRSRKQEKAAAIAAALAKREAIAGMLRGFSPENVSKDRRKEKAASSPSPTPAPRRNSDREMFMVRGEDSPPRASEKRGAEFSVRMDSLRDEVASSSGVMVGERRLSRDLVHPTKKEQEFRSFFQHIQATQLQRSPSELFAQHIVTIVHYIKAQHFPSNGITLNERFAMYQRRAAQKEMMKPRKSPEIHRIIDVSLSAFKKHSHLFEGMKSSGDGSYKDEGKKMKGDSMDLRLDIERRKKYSTRERDYKQDGGRDSGDSPEASMERSAEKSSKHHKKSKKNKKKQSRSRSSSSSAESHRGGDYPHKEPELKDEGFNKARLGPRGDYGSPMERGRGRGGFQFRIRGRGWNRGNYQENNANGNPPNMGIPVHPKNVDWDPEYTPKSRKYYLHDDREGERKWVDNRGRGNFLRGSRGRFIIRKASVGPPNNHTNNNNSSPKWTHDKFQVNGGEEEGEPQEEETEQDHKDQEKSEDMENTEQ; from the exons ATGTCCAAGGCAATGAAGTCAGCCTCTAAATCTCGCTCCCACTCCCGCTCCAGAAGCAGCTCACGATCCAGATCTCGGAAGCATCGCTACAG CTCTAGGTCCCGCACTCGCTCGCGCTCCAGATCTCATTCTCCATCCCACAATAACCGAGAGCGGAACTACCCAAGGGAGTACCAGAATAATAACCGCGAGTTCCGGGGCTACCACCGAGGCTTCCGGAGGCCCTACTACTTCAGAGGCCGAGGGCGTGGCTACTTCCCACGGGGACGCTTCCAGAGGGGTGGTGGAGGCGGCTATAACAACTACCGCCCCAATAACTGGCAGAACTACAGGCAGCACCCCCAACAGCAGCACCcccaacagcagcaacagcaacaacaacaacagcagcagcaacaacccCACAGCCCGAGACGGGCACGATCCCGTACCCCTAAAAAGCGCTCTGGTAGCCCTCATTCCCACAGCCACTCCAAGTACTCGGACCGCTCTTCCTCGCCCCGATCCCGGCGCTCCTACCACTCCTCTTCCTCacattcctcctctcccacacGCAGGTCGGGCTCTGGGTCGGCTACGCAGAACCCTAAGGATGTCAAGGAGGAGCGTTCTGCCTCCAAGGAGGTCCAGAAgaaaggagtaggaggaggaggacatggtGAGCCTGTGGAGATCACAGGGGGGTCTGCAGGGCCTGATGGGGGCGCCAGTGGGGACAGGCCCAAGGCTAACTGGCAGGGCGTGACGGATCACAGCAACAGCACCAGCCCCAAGGGGTCAAGTCCTCAGGTGCGCTCAGCTGTTATCATTGGTCAGGGCGCTCCAGCTTCGACCCTGTCTAGTCTCTCTCCTAAAAGCACTAATGCTAATGGCCCCAATTCCAATGGTGCCCCCTCATGGCAGATACAGACGGTGGTCAGTTCACCTTCCACCAAAAGCCCTTCTCAGAATAGCCCCACACCTGTGTTCTCTGGCTTTGGCTTCTTCTCTAAAGACGACAACCTGGCAGGAGATAAAGCAGCTATCTCTTCAGTGTTCAAAAG GTTCTTGGAAGAGCACAATCATAAGAAAACGCAGTCCAGTTGGGAGAATGGCAGAGAGATGAAAACCAATGGTGGGGATGTGGAGTGGGAGAAAGGGAATGGCATGAAGGCCTCTGGGGGTATCTTTGACAGAGAGCCCGACAAAGGGGAGAATGAGAAGTACAAGGAAGACTTTGACGATGAGGGGAATGTGTCGTTGAACCGCTTCTTGAAAGCCTCCCCTTTCTTTTCCTGCGATGGCGAGGAAGAGGAGTTGATACCCAAGCCCCATCCCAAGGTGCTCCGCAAAGAGCATGACCGGGAGGACGATGAGTCGCCCAAGCCAAAGAGCAAAGTCACCCTCTCGGCCTGCGAGCTATTTGAGGAGCGCTTCGGCAAGTGGGAGGACCTGGCCTACTTGCAGGTTGCTGCCAAAGATGATGATCTTGATGCCATGGCGGAGGAGATTTACCGCAGCCGGAAGCAGGAGAAGGCTGCGGCCATAGCTGCGGCCCTGGCCAAGAGAGAGGCCATAGCGGGCATGCTCAGAGGCTTCTCCCCGGAGAACGTCAGCAAAGACAGGAGGAAGGAGAAAGCTGCCTCCAGCCCATCCCCCACACCCGCACCACGGAGGAACTCTGACCGAGAGATGTTCATGGTCAGGGGGGAGGACTCTCCCCCAAGGGCCTCTGAGAAAAGAGGAGCAGAGTTCAGTGTCAGAATGGATTCTCTCAGAGATGAGGTGGCAAG CTCCTCTGGTGTTATGGTTGGTGAGCGACGATTATCACGGGATCTTGTGCATCCTACTAAAAAGGAGCAGGAGTTTCGCTCTTTCTTCCAGCACATTCAGGCCACACAGTTACAAAGGAGTCCCTCAGAGCTGTTTGCACAGCACATTGTCACCATTGTCCACTACATAAAAG CACAGCACTTTCCATCCAACGGAATTACTCTAAATGAGCGATTTGCAATGTACCAAAGAAGAGCTGCTCAAAAGGAAATGATGAAGCCAAGAAAGAGCCCAGAGATACACAG GATAATTGATGTTTCTCTCAGTGCTTTTAAGAAACACTCTCacctgtttgaggggatgaaaaGCTCCGGGGATGGCAGTTACAAG GACGAAGGTAAAAAAATGAAGGGTGACTCAATGGACCTTCGTCTGGATATTGAGCGCCGTAAAAAATATTCTACCCGGGAGAGAGATTATAAACAGGACGGGGGGAGAGATTCAGGAGACTCCCCAGAGGCTAGCATGGAGAGGTCCGCTGAGAAATCCTCCAAGCACCACAAGAAGTCCAA gaaaaacaagaagaagcaatctcgctctcgctcctcctcttcatctgccGAATCTCATAGGGGAGGAGACTATCCCCACAAGGAGCCTGAGCTCAAAGACGAGGGCTTTAACAAGGCCAGGCTGGGGCCTCGGGGGGACTATGGCAGCCCCATGGAGAGGGGACGAGGACGCGGAGGCTTT CAATTTAGAATAAGAGGAAGGGGCTGGAACAGGGGAAATTACCAGGAAAACAATGCCAACGGTAATCCCCCTAACATGGGCATACCAGTTCACCCCAAGAATGTGGACTGGGACCCGGAGTACACCCCCAAGAGCCGAAAATACTACTTG CATGATGACAGGGAGGGCGAGAGGAAGTGGGTGGACAACCGAGGACGGGGGAACTTCCTGCGTGGCAGCAGGGGCCGTTTCATTATCCGGAAGGCCAGCGTTGGCCCACCCAACAaccacaccaacaacaacaacagcagcccCAAGTGGACACATGACAAGTTCCAGGTCAacgggggggaggaggagggcgaGCCCCAGGAGGAGGAAACGGAGCAggaccacaaagaccaggagaaGTCTGAAGACATGGAAAACACTGAGCAGTGA
- the LOC112246063 gene encoding thyroid hormone receptor-associated protein 3 isoform X1 → MSKAMKSASKSRSHSRSRSSSRSRSRKHRYSSRSRTRSRSRSHSPSHNNRERNYPREYQNNNREFRGYHRGFRRPYYFRGRGRGYFPRGRFQRGGGGGYNNYRPNNWQNYRQHPQQQHPQQQQQQQQQQQQQQPHSPRRARSRTPKKRSGSPHSHSHSKYSDRSSSPRSRRSYHSSSSHSSSPTRRSGSGSATQNPKDVKEERSASKEVQKKGVGGGGHGEPVEITGGSAGPDGGASGDRPKANWQGVTDHSNSTSPKGSSPQVRSAVIIGQGAPASTLSSLSPKSTNANGPNSNGAPSWQIQTVVSSPSTKSPSQNSPTPVFSGFGFFSKDDNLAGDKAAISSVFKRFLEEHNHKKTQSSWENGREMKTNGGDVEWEKGNGMKASGGIFDREPDKGENEKYKEDFDDEGNVSLNRFLKASPFFSCDGEEEELIPKPHPKVLRKEHDREDDESPKPKSKVTLSACELFEERFGKWEDLAYLQVAAKDDDLDAMAEEIYRSRKQEKAAAIAAALAKREAIAGMLRGFSPENVSKDRRKEKAASSPSPTPAPRRNSDREMFMVRGEDSPPRASEKRGAEFSVRMDSLRDEVASSSGVMVGERRLSRDLVHPTKKEQEFRSFFQHIQATQLQRSPSELFAQHIVTIVHYIKAQHFPSNGITLNERFAMYQRRAAQKEMMKPRKSPEIHRIIDVSLSAFKKHSHLFEGMKSSGDGSYKDEGKKMKGDSMDLRLDIERRKKYSTRERDYKQDGGRDSGDSPEASMERSAEKSSKHHKKSNSSSRKNKKKQSRSRSSSSSAESHRGGDYPHKEPELKDEGFNKARLGPRGDYGSPMERGRGRGGFQFRIRGRGWNRGNYQENNANGNPPNMGIPVHPKNVDWDPEYTPKSRKYYLHDDREGERKWVDNRGRGNFLRGSRGRFIIRKASVGPPNNHTNNNNSSPKWTHDKFQVNGGEEEGEPQEEETEQDHKDQEKSEDMENTEQ, encoded by the exons ATGTCCAAGGCAATGAAGTCAGCCTCTAAATCTCGCTCCCACTCCCGCTCCAGAAGCAGCTCACGATCCAGATCTCGGAAGCATCGCTACAG CTCTAGGTCCCGCACTCGCTCGCGCTCCAGATCTCATTCTCCATCCCACAATAACCGAGAGCGGAACTACCCAAGGGAGTACCAGAATAATAACCGCGAGTTCCGGGGCTACCACCGAGGCTTCCGGAGGCCCTACTACTTCAGAGGCCGAGGGCGTGGCTACTTCCCACGGGGACGCTTCCAGAGGGGTGGTGGAGGCGGCTATAACAACTACCGCCCCAATAACTGGCAGAACTACAGGCAGCACCCCCAACAGCAGCACCcccaacagcagcaacagcaacaacaacaacagcagcagcaacaacccCACAGCCCGAGACGGGCACGATCCCGTACCCCTAAAAAGCGCTCTGGTAGCCCTCATTCCCACAGCCACTCCAAGTACTCGGACCGCTCTTCCTCGCCCCGATCCCGGCGCTCCTACCACTCCTCTTCCTCacattcctcctctcccacacGCAGGTCGGGCTCTGGGTCGGCTACGCAGAACCCTAAGGATGTCAAGGAGGAGCGTTCTGCCTCCAAGGAGGTCCAGAAgaaaggagtaggaggaggaggacatggtGAGCCTGTGGAGATCACAGGGGGGTCTGCAGGGCCTGATGGGGGCGCCAGTGGGGACAGGCCCAAGGCTAACTGGCAGGGCGTGACGGATCACAGCAACAGCACCAGCCCCAAGGGGTCAAGTCCTCAGGTGCGCTCAGCTGTTATCATTGGTCAGGGCGCTCCAGCTTCGACCCTGTCTAGTCTCTCTCCTAAAAGCACTAATGCTAATGGCCCCAATTCCAATGGTGCCCCCTCATGGCAGATACAGACGGTGGTCAGTTCACCTTCCACCAAAAGCCCTTCTCAGAATAGCCCCACACCTGTGTTCTCTGGCTTTGGCTTCTTCTCTAAAGACGACAACCTGGCAGGAGATAAAGCAGCTATCTCTTCAGTGTTCAAAAG GTTCTTGGAAGAGCACAATCATAAGAAAACGCAGTCCAGTTGGGAGAATGGCAGAGAGATGAAAACCAATGGTGGGGATGTGGAGTGGGAGAAAGGGAATGGCATGAAGGCCTCTGGGGGTATCTTTGACAGAGAGCCCGACAAAGGGGAGAATGAGAAGTACAAGGAAGACTTTGACGATGAGGGGAATGTGTCGTTGAACCGCTTCTTGAAAGCCTCCCCTTTCTTTTCCTGCGATGGCGAGGAAGAGGAGTTGATACCCAAGCCCCATCCCAAGGTGCTCCGCAAAGAGCATGACCGGGAGGACGATGAGTCGCCCAAGCCAAAGAGCAAAGTCACCCTCTCGGCCTGCGAGCTATTTGAGGAGCGCTTCGGCAAGTGGGAGGACCTGGCCTACTTGCAGGTTGCTGCCAAAGATGATGATCTTGATGCCATGGCGGAGGAGATTTACCGCAGCCGGAAGCAGGAGAAGGCTGCGGCCATAGCTGCGGCCCTGGCCAAGAGAGAGGCCATAGCGGGCATGCTCAGAGGCTTCTCCCCGGAGAACGTCAGCAAAGACAGGAGGAAGGAGAAAGCTGCCTCCAGCCCATCCCCCACACCCGCACCACGGAGGAACTCTGACCGAGAGATGTTCATGGTCAGGGGGGAGGACTCTCCCCCAAGGGCCTCTGAGAAAAGAGGAGCAGAGTTCAGTGTCAGAATGGATTCTCTCAGAGATGAGGTGGCAAG CTCCTCTGGTGTTATGGTTGGTGAGCGACGATTATCACGGGATCTTGTGCATCCTACTAAAAAGGAGCAGGAGTTTCGCTCTTTCTTCCAGCACATTCAGGCCACACAGTTACAAAGGAGTCCCTCAGAGCTGTTTGCACAGCACATTGTCACCATTGTCCACTACATAAAAG CACAGCACTTTCCATCCAACGGAATTACTCTAAATGAGCGATTTGCAATGTACCAAAGAAGAGCTGCTCAAAAGGAAATGATGAAGCCAAGAAAGAGCCCAGAGATACACAG GATAATTGATGTTTCTCTCAGTGCTTTTAAGAAACACTCTCacctgtttgaggggatgaaaaGCTCCGGGGATGGCAGTTACAAG GACGAAGGTAAAAAAATGAAGGGTGACTCAATGGACCTTCGTCTGGATATTGAGCGCCGTAAAAAATATTCTACCCGGGAGAGAGATTATAAACAGGACGGGGGGAGAGATTCAGGAGACTCCCCAGAGGCTAGCATGGAGAGGTCCGCTGAGAAATCCTCCAAGCACCACAAGAAGTCCAA CTCTTCCTCCaggaaaaacaagaagaagcaatctcgctctcgctcctcctcttcatctgccGAATCTCATAGGGGAGGAGACTATCCCCACAAGGAGCCTGAGCTCAAAGACGAGGGCTTTAACAAGGCCAGGCTGGGGCCTCGGGGGGACTATGGCAGCCCCATGGAGAGGGGACGAGGACGCGGAGGCTTT CAATTTAGAATAAGAGGAAGGGGCTGGAACAGGGGAAATTACCAGGAAAACAATGCCAACGGTAATCCCCCTAACATGGGCATACCAGTTCACCCCAAGAATGTGGACTGGGACCCGGAGTACACCCCCAAGAGCCGAAAATACTACTTG CATGATGACAGGGAGGGCGAGAGGAAGTGGGTGGACAACCGAGGACGGGGGAACTTCCTGCGTGGCAGCAGGGGCCGTTTCATTATCCGGAAGGCCAGCGTTGGCCCACCCAACAaccacaccaacaacaacaacagcagcccCAAGTGGACACATGACAAGTTCCAGGTCAacgggggggaggaggagggcgaGCCCCAGGAGGAGGAAACGGAGCAggaccacaaagaccaggagaaGTCTGAAGACATGGAAAACACTGAGCAGTGA
- the LOC112246063 gene encoding thyroid hormone receptor-associated protein 3 isoform X3, translating into MKKHTGSRSRTRSRSRSHSPSHNNRERNYPREYQNNNREFRGYHRGFRRPYYFRGRGRGYFPRGRFQRGGGGGYNNYRPNNWQNYRQHPQQQHPQQQQQQQQQQQQQQPHSPRRARSRTPKKRSGSPHSHSHSKYSDRSSSPRSRRSYHSSSSHSSSPTRRSGSGSATQNPKDVKEERSASKEVQKKGVGGGGHGEPVEITGGSAGPDGGASGDRPKANWQGVTDHSNSTSPKGSSPQVRSAVIIGQGAPASTLSSLSPKSTNANGPNSNGAPSWQIQTVVSSPSTKSPSQNSPTPVFSGFGFFSKDDNLAGDKAAISSVFKRFLEEHNHKKTQSSWENGREMKTNGGDVEWEKGNGMKASGGIFDREPDKGENEKYKEDFDDEGNVSLNRFLKASPFFSCDGEEEELIPKPHPKVLRKEHDREDDESPKPKSKVTLSACELFEERFGKWEDLAYLQVAAKDDDLDAMAEEIYRSRKQEKAAAIAAALAKREAIAGMLRGFSPENVSKDRRKEKAASSPSPTPAPRRNSDREMFMVRGEDSPPRASEKRGAEFSVRMDSLRDEVASSSGVMVGERRLSRDLVHPTKKEQEFRSFFQHIQATQLQRSPSELFAQHIVTIVHYIKAQHFPSNGITLNERFAMYQRRAAQKEMMKPRKSPEIHRIIDVSLSAFKKHSHLFEGMKSSGDGSYKDEGKKMKGDSMDLRLDIERRKKYSTRERDYKQDGGRDSGDSPEASMERSAEKSSKHHKKSNSSSRKNKKKQSRSRSSSSSAESHRGGDYPHKEPELKDEGFNKARLGPRGDYGSPMERGRGRGGFQFRIRGRGWNRGNYQENNANGNPPNMGIPVHPKNVDWDPEYTPKSRKYYLHDDREGERKWVDNRGRGNFLRGSRGRFIIRKASVGPPNNHTNNNNSSPKWTHDKFQVNGGEEEGEPQEEETEQDHKDQEKSEDMENTEQ; encoded by the exons ATGAAAAAACACACTGG CTCTAGGTCCCGCACTCGCTCGCGCTCCAGATCTCATTCTCCATCCCACAATAACCGAGAGCGGAACTACCCAAGGGAGTACCAGAATAATAACCGCGAGTTCCGGGGCTACCACCGAGGCTTCCGGAGGCCCTACTACTTCAGAGGCCGAGGGCGTGGCTACTTCCCACGGGGACGCTTCCAGAGGGGTGGTGGAGGCGGCTATAACAACTACCGCCCCAATAACTGGCAGAACTACAGGCAGCACCCCCAACAGCAGCACCcccaacagcagcaacagcaacaacaacaacagcagcagcaacaacccCACAGCCCGAGACGGGCACGATCCCGTACCCCTAAAAAGCGCTCTGGTAGCCCTCATTCCCACAGCCACTCCAAGTACTCGGACCGCTCTTCCTCGCCCCGATCCCGGCGCTCCTACCACTCCTCTTCCTCacattcctcctctcccacacGCAGGTCGGGCTCTGGGTCGGCTACGCAGAACCCTAAGGATGTCAAGGAGGAGCGTTCTGCCTCCAAGGAGGTCCAGAAgaaaggagtaggaggaggaggacatggtGAGCCTGTGGAGATCACAGGGGGGTCTGCAGGGCCTGATGGGGGCGCCAGTGGGGACAGGCCCAAGGCTAACTGGCAGGGCGTGACGGATCACAGCAACAGCACCAGCCCCAAGGGGTCAAGTCCTCAGGTGCGCTCAGCTGTTATCATTGGTCAGGGCGCTCCAGCTTCGACCCTGTCTAGTCTCTCTCCTAAAAGCACTAATGCTAATGGCCCCAATTCCAATGGTGCCCCCTCATGGCAGATACAGACGGTGGTCAGTTCACCTTCCACCAAAAGCCCTTCTCAGAATAGCCCCACACCTGTGTTCTCTGGCTTTGGCTTCTTCTCTAAAGACGACAACCTGGCAGGAGATAAAGCAGCTATCTCTTCAGTGTTCAAAAG GTTCTTGGAAGAGCACAATCATAAGAAAACGCAGTCCAGTTGGGAGAATGGCAGAGAGATGAAAACCAATGGTGGGGATGTGGAGTGGGAGAAAGGGAATGGCATGAAGGCCTCTGGGGGTATCTTTGACAGAGAGCCCGACAAAGGGGAGAATGAGAAGTACAAGGAAGACTTTGACGATGAGGGGAATGTGTCGTTGAACCGCTTCTTGAAAGCCTCCCCTTTCTTTTCCTGCGATGGCGAGGAAGAGGAGTTGATACCCAAGCCCCATCCCAAGGTGCTCCGCAAAGAGCATGACCGGGAGGACGATGAGTCGCCCAAGCCAAAGAGCAAAGTCACCCTCTCGGCCTGCGAGCTATTTGAGGAGCGCTTCGGCAAGTGGGAGGACCTGGCCTACTTGCAGGTTGCTGCCAAAGATGATGATCTTGATGCCATGGCGGAGGAGATTTACCGCAGCCGGAAGCAGGAGAAGGCTGCGGCCATAGCTGCGGCCCTGGCCAAGAGAGAGGCCATAGCGGGCATGCTCAGAGGCTTCTCCCCGGAGAACGTCAGCAAAGACAGGAGGAAGGAGAAAGCTGCCTCCAGCCCATCCCCCACACCCGCACCACGGAGGAACTCTGACCGAGAGATGTTCATGGTCAGGGGGGAGGACTCTCCCCCAAGGGCCTCTGAGAAAAGAGGAGCAGAGTTCAGTGTCAGAATGGATTCTCTCAGAGATGAGGTGGCAAG CTCCTCTGGTGTTATGGTTGGTGAGCGACGATTATCACGGGATCTTGTGCATCCTACTAAAAAGGAGCAGGAGTTTCGCTCTTTCTTCCAGCACATTCAGGCCACACAGTTACAAAGGAGTCCCTCAGAGCTGTTTGCACAGCACATTGTCACCATTGTCCACTACATAAAAG CACAGCACTTTCCATCCAACGGAATTACTCTAAATGAGCGATTTGCAATGTACCAAAGAAGAGCTGCTCAAAAGGAAATGATGAAGCCAAGAAAGAGCCCAGAGATACACAG GATAATTGATGTTTCTCTCAGTGCTTTTAAGAAACACTCTCacctgtttgaggggatgaaaaGCTCCGGGGATGGCAGTTACAAG GACGAAGGTAAAAAAATGAAGGGTGACTCAATGGACCTTCGTCTGGATATTGAGCGCCGTAAAAAATATTCTACCCGGGAGAGAGATTATAAACAGGACGGGGGGAGAGATTCAGGAGACTCCCCAGAGGCTAGCATGGAGAGGTCCGCTGAGAAATCCTCCAAGCACCACAAGAAGTCCAA CTCTTCCTCCaggaaaaacaagaagaagcaatctcgctctcgctcctcctcttcatctgccGAATCTCATAGGGGAGGAGACTATCCCCACAAGGAGCCTGAGCTCAAAGACGAGGGCTTTAACAAGGCCAGGCTGGGGCCTCGGGGGGACTATGGCAGCCCCATGGAGAGGGGACGAGGACGCGGAGGCTTT CAATTTAGAATAAGAGGAAGGGGCTGGAACAGGGGAAATTACCAGGAAAACAATGCCAACGGTAATCCCCCTAACATGGGCATACCAGTTCACCCCAAGAATGTGGACTGGGACCCGGAGTACACCCCCAAGAGCCGAAAATACTACTTG CATGATGACAGGGAGGGCGAGAGGAAGTGGGTGGACAACCGAGGACGGGGGAACTTCCTGCGTGGCAGCAGGGGCCGTTTCATTATCCGGAAGGCCAGCGTTGGCCCACCCAACAaccacaccaacaacaacaacagcagcccCAAGTGGACACATGACAAGTTCCAGGTCAacgggggggaggaggagggcgaGCCCCAGGAGGAGGAAACGGAGCAggaccacaaagaccaggagaaGTCTGAAGACATGGAAAACACTGAGCAGTGA